In Drosophila ananassae strain 14024-0371.13 chromosome 3R, ASM1763931v2, whole genome shotgun sequence, the DNA window CTCCAGAGCCACTCTATAAATAATACTGCAAAAGTTAGCCCCACTGGGAGTCACTACATTGATGGAGAATTCCTCAATGCTCAGATTAGGGCAACTGTAGGCTTTTGACAAAGCTCTTTGAAAGAATGCCGCATCGTAGCTCTTCCCTTCCATATTGAAGACGAGTCTGCTCTCTTCAACAGCCCGCCACGTACTGATTAGAATCGAGAAGTCTACATTTGAATCTTCTTTATTGGTTTACAAGCTAAAGCTTTGCCAGTTATctaatttaaatgaattattcCCAGGAATTTTGGTGGTCAACATAAATTTGTTCAGATTATcataacttttttaatataaaaatattttatttaatttttttatgccaacttttaattcacttttaatttaaaactaaaaatactTCACATCCACAATCTTATCGAGGATGCATGGGTGGTCCTGGGGCCACATAGCCTGGTGGGTGATGAGGACCGTGAGGAGGAGGCGGATTGTAGCCCGGTCCGCTTTCTGGGCCGTGTCCTGGCTCGTAATAAATAGGATGCACGGGGGTCTGGAACGGAGGATGTGGTCCCGGGTGGCCAGGAGGATTGTGGTGgtgcggtggtggtggcggcatTCTGTCTTCTCTAACTACACTTTGGTACTGGAAACTACTAGGCTTggctatttatttaaaaatatttgaagtACGCAAAAATCTAATCAGCTGGCCAGATAAGGTATGAGCTCATAAAAGTATTGGACTTTCCGGCCAAAATCGATAATGCCAAGTTTGTTTACTGattaatgtttttgtttgttggaCTATCTTatgcactaaaaaaaaagaaaccgttttttttaaattataaaatccatttaatttaatttctttggcATTTTATTTGTGGAAAGAAGTAATTCCAAGGATATCCTCTAAGTTAGAGATCCGTAATGATCCTTGATTTTGATATCCATCCAAATATCTTAATGATGTGGCTTTGGTGGTCCGTGAGGTGGGTGCGGCTGTGGGTGGTGATCACCAGGACCATGATGGCCAGGACCCTTGGGTGGACTGTGAGGATGTTGTGGTGGTGGCGGCATCTTTTAGGTTTCAAGTATAGCTCTCGACTGAACTATGGCTTCGATTGCCACCCTATATATACCATGGCTAAGTCCTTATTGGTTTTGCCATAAAAACATTTTATCAACTTGCGAAACGATAAGGTTTTGGTTTCATATCGGATTTTCCCAGTGACACACGGTTGGGAAACCATAGAAATCAAGTTGGCTGTCACTGTTATGATACATTTTTCGGATTTTTTCATTAAAGCAAGGGGATCGGTTTCAGACTGtgtatattttcatataattttgattaaaattatttgttcaaaatgtataaaaactGTGTTTGGGAAACGTTGCAGGCTGTCGAACAGGTCGAGGTGTCTTTCAAGGAAACGCTAAAAAACATTCGAAATATCAACAATCGGTACAAAATGGTATCCGCCCTCAAGAGGAAGGCCCAGAAGCGTCAGGATGCGTTCGAAGCTGAAATCCATGCGGCCATTACCCAACCGAGTTATTCAAAAGCTTCAAAAGTGTCCAAGAAGGCTTCCAAGAACAAGAAGCACAAGGGTATTAGCAAAGCCAAGCGAAACTCCACAACCAAGATATTCCAAGGTATGGAGTACATTGAGAGCCCCTTTCTCTTGCCACCCACCTCGTCCGAAGAGAATATCTCGAAGATGGACGCTCCGTTTTTGTGCGTTCAGACCAACTGTGTGTATGAGATTCATAATAGCACCACCACCCAGTTGGTCGCACGGAAGCCCTATCAGAATTTCATCCGGCGGCTTTATCGGGCGGCGCGACAGAAGTCCCAGAAGGACTCCAGGATGCGGGAGCAGGATCAGGCGGTGTGCCCGGATTGTTCCatctcctgctcctgctcttgCTCCTCCAGCTGCTCTGTGGCCACGTAAATTGTTAGTATGAAGTATGCATGTGAGCTTTTATTTTCTGCCGCATCAagttgttgcatactttttggcATTAACATCgcaaattttctttaaaaattgtgtataattttaataaattattgtaaTGAGTAAAGAATTTAATAAGAACCCATGAAAAGgaatattaaatgaaaaatccGATGGATCCAAAATATGAATCCCTAGGAAGGATATATCTCGGCCAactttcatccgattcttgaaaggaataccttaaaagaattgtggatcgattctctttcattctgcatcaaaacctagaaacaaaatatttttaagattttttgttcatttttccgATGGGACCCCTTGCAAAAGTTGGGGAAAGCATGGGATGGACACATATGGGCCAATGCGATGGCTCCATCTCGACCAtctttcatccgattcttgaacggaataccttaaaagaattgtggatcgattctctttcaatctgcatcaaaacctagaaacgaaatattttttagattttttgttcatttttgcgTAGGGACCCCTTGCAAAAGTTGGGGAAAGCATGGGATGGACACATATGGGCCAATGCGATGGCTCCATCTCGACCAtctttcatccgattcttgaacggaacACCTTAAAagaattgtggatcgattctctttcaatctgcatcaaaacctagaaacgaaatattttttagattttttgttcatttttccgATGCAAAAGTTTGGGGAAAGCATGGGAAGGACACATATGGGCCACTGCGATGGAAGAAAAGATTCTTAAAAGAACTCCTCATTAATCTGCTTTGAAACTTTGGATAAAGTTTATCGATGGATATTTAACTCAATcgttttgttaaattttatttaattcccTCTCATACCtactatattttttcaataactGGCCGCAGCATCGATTACAAATTGCAATGACAACAACAATGACTAAGGtcccaaaaaattgaaaaaaaacagaaaggaAGCCAGAACAAAGGAGCTGCGACGCTTGCTTACTTACGAGTCGCATTTTGTATGGGCAACTTAAACGCTAATGGCATAAACATCCGAGACGTGATCGAAATGCTTAAAAGCCGCTTCAAACAAACAGGACAACGAGACGGAAACTGAGGTTAGCGACTGTAATGTGGTCGCCGCCCAAATCAAATCTCAAATCATGCACGTTGCCGGTCGAAAAAAAGGGGAGGGAGAGCAGAATTGTAAAGCGCCAGGAACAGAAACTGAAACCAGGACGCGGCTGGCTCTAAGCCCGAGTACAGTGACAAGGACGAGGATGGCAACTGCACTCTCGAAAGTTTGGGGgaaaaattgtttgaaaattcaattcacACATTTGCCAGTTGTCGATGATTTTCTGTGATTTTGAGTTGGCCCCCTCGGATTCCGGCCCGCAATGGTAATGGCATTGGCATTTTCTTGCTGGCTCATCCGCAGCCTCAGTTACGGCCTACGGTTTTGAGGTTTTCCCTCGAGTTCCGGGTTTTCCCTtaaacactgaaaaaaataacaattatttTAAAGTTCATTAATAAAGAAACATGTCGAAGATAAGCTAAAGTTACTTGGAAAAGCCCCTTCAAGTCTCAAAAgttatttttgctttttttaaattatttttgaagtgCCAACTTTTCATTTctctttttggtttttcagCAAATAAGTGGAAAATTGCAACGAATTGTTACAGAGTCAGTGGCAGAGGTCTGTGGAGTGTTCCAGGCACGTGCAGATCGAATACTCGACGCTCGTATCCATGGCGCAGAGCTCATCCTGGACGCTGCTGATGATGCTTCTCCAGCTCCTGTtcctgctccagctcctgctccggcTCCTTTCAGCGTCCTGGGCATGTGTTTGAAATCGGAGAAAGCGCTTgaatcttctttttttttttgttggccaagCATTCCTTCTTGCTGTTTTGTATGCAAAGAGTtgctcaaaatttaatttatttactttgccctccagttgctgttgttgttggtaaaACAGGATGACTGTTTATTGTCTGAAAATGAAATGCGTCTATGTCCTGTCTGTCGCTGGCTTTCTTTTTAAACGAATTACCATTTGCCAGCTTTGATGTTGTGGCTCTGGTTCTCCATTCTTCAGCCGACTTTCTTTccaccaaaaaataaaaaaatgttttttccaGTTCTCCTCCTTTTTTTGGGTTAGTTCTGCTTTGAGGGAAACTTTGCAGACCATAAAGTTTTGACTTCATGCAATTTTAATGACTTAACGAGCAGCATTCCGTTTGACATGggagtcctttttttttgggtgcgaGGGCGTCTGACTGGAAACGGCAGCTAATTAGCCAAAcgctttgcgattaccaaacgAAAATTTCACTTTTGCCCAGGACTTTGTACTTTTATTTGTTGGGAAACACTTTGGCAATTTATAAACATGACTCTGCACTTGAAATTGGTAAACACTTCCCATACCCCATACCCCCAAAATATCAATCCATTAAATCTAGCTGGATATTTTGTTTCTCTTCCACAAGTATTTTgttctgtgtttgtgtgtaaatttattaaatgtaTCTTTAATTTAgacaaataaattaagaatTAATGATATAATAACTATGGTCAACATAACATTCATGTTCGTGGCGCAGATGAGCAAAGCCGATGGGTTAGAGAAAAGATCCTGTAGTTGAAATGGgcaattgttttctttttttttctctgaaCACAAAAACAAGCAAAGTGTGAGGAAGACCTTGATGCGATGTTAGGACCATGGATAGAAGAACATAGAGAGAAATATGGGTGCTGTTTTTAGTGATATGACTGACTATATCCGATGTTAGCCGGACTTTGTtttgtgggtgtgtgtggtgAGTCTGAGTcgttgctggtggtggtggtggagttTCTTTTGAATCCTCCTCATAACATATCCCTGAGGACTTCCTTTTGAGCAGCAGTCAGTTTCTCCGGGAACTGGATGTCGAAGGCCACCAGGAGATCGCCCTTGCGCGACGTGTCCTTGGGGAAGGGCAGACCATAGCCCTGGATTCGTTTCACCGTGTTCGGCTTGATGATCTCCTGCATGGTGCTGATGCGTAGCTTATCGCCGGACATGGTAGGAACTTGGAAGACAACGCCGCAGAGAGCCTgaaaatatacaatttataaaataaatttaaaaaacattttcatggCTTTAAGACAAAAGCTCCTTTCCTTATCCTGCTTACTATCCgttgtatttattttagttcTTGCCTTATCAATCAAAATGCTCTGCAAATACCCCAGAAAAGAACTCaattttctttttggccaaaacccgAAATGAACAAACACAACACATGAGTCCTACTGTCGAGTGGGATCTATCAATCTTTTTTTCGCTTAATCCTGTTTATGTCCACCCTCCCCATAACACTGGCTTTTTTTGTCCCAGCTCCTTCGAGCTTCCTTAGTGCTGTGTTTGCCTTCGAATCGAACATAACATTTGTAAATCCTTTTTTATGTTGCCTAATTCGTGTTTAAACATCTTGTTGACACGCCTCGATGTCCTCCAATTGATTCCTTTGTTTGCTGTCCTTTTCCCTGAGCCGACATTTTGGTCGATACTTCGTCCGCTTCGATTCCTTCGCTTGACATACGATTTGTTTAATTGGCCCACTAAGAGATGGACATCAATCAGGTTCTGTCCGAGCTCGGAAGACCAGACACTGATGTGGCTTACTCAATTAATACGACCTGGCCACGGATTTGGCCAAAACTTGGTCCGAATCAATAGATTCTGCCCCCTGGGGGAAATCTTTCTGATAGGTTAAAGatgatttaattaaatcacGGCAAATGGGAAAAGTTTTCTGTATTATGGATGGTGAAGCCAACAGAAAGTATAAGCAAAGTATTGAAATATCTTCTGAgaatttatgattttattttgactcGACTTGTTAACTTGTCCTCAAGAATTCCAAGAGTGACAGATTATCTTTGGTAATCCTTTTTGGGATCGAATTCCAAACCTTCATTTTTCAGACAATAACTGGATTGTCAAACCCTTCCCCGAGTATGATTTATTATAGGCCAGAAAAAGGCTTCATCCAATTCCGAGCCAGAGCCAATCCCAAAAAGATATCCATCCATGGAACGAGTGATATAATATTTTCGTTATCCCATAACATGTCAGAAGTGATTTGtaaccaaagaacttgccggaCACGTGTTAAATAGTTGTCACAAGTGTTCTGGGCCTCACccaataaaatacaaataagatataaatacaaaaatcgagagaaataaaaatcattgcGACAAGACCAAAGTGCACAccttatgaatatttaaatacatatatatgtgtgGGGTAGATGTAAGTACATTTATATCGCGGATCGGACATTGGCGAATTTAAAGCGATGACAACATAAACTGATGACGACAgacccagaaacaacaactaCTATGTACATTCTGCGATAGCAACCTGTCCCCCCGATGACGACGACAATGTGGTCGGTCGGTTGGTCGGTCGACCAgcatcaatattttttttaatggaaatgttgaaaatgttgtcgcagccaaaaaaaaaacgctgTAACGCTTAAATACTTGGCTACCTTTTACGGAAACTGAggcatacaaaaaaaatctccCCCGCCCCTTGAATCGAAAATAAAGGGAATAAAAATGCGATACGGCGCTTCGATAAAATTTTGCGAGCATCGCATCGGTATCTGGACCGAAACTCGTTTCCAAAGCTCGGATTTGGGCATTAACTATGAGATATTGCCGGCCAGATGATAAATTTGAATGCCAGCCTCGGCTAAAGGGAAAATGCCAGGCCGTGAATATAAATTctacttttatattttctccccctctgataaaaaaaaaatagaatctgAGCAATTACTCTCGTTGAAAGAAGCGAAAACTTTGGTGgggaaaaaaacaaatcaacaaCATTCAATCGCATGTCATAAAGCATTATTCTTTTGAGTCTTATTTTTTTGCCCGGGCCAACTCACTCCATCTGACAACTGTCATCAAAATGCAAACGAAGTTTTCGACTAACCAATGCTTTTGTATGAAgcttcccccctttttttctaaactaaaaaataaaaaaaaataggggaAGAGTCCTAGTACCAAATCATTTTGCCGTAGACCAGGACTACCAATCGAATGACAATACCAGTGGGCAGACATTGACAACTGAAAGTACAACAACGTCTGGCCATCAGTTACAACCAGTTGTCCTACGTcctgtgtcctgtgtcctgcGTCCTGCGTCCTAGCCATGCTTGTACATCCTTGAATTGTTCATCAATTTTAGTTTGCTGCATTTGCTAGAATTCTGACGCAGACACTTGAAAACAAAACCATTGTCAAATCTGATACCAACCCACCACCGCATCCCAGCACCGGGTAAAagtgaaatttaaatttcaaatatatATCACACTCTGAGTTAAGTTCATACATCACCAGAATAATGTAACACCAAAAACGTAAAGTCGAAAAATTAATTCGAAACTCattgacttttatttttatcgtaAACGATGATGTAATTTATGGGTCGCATTAAATTTATGactgaaaaaattgaaatttttgttcgcAATTATGTGTATGGACATATATGGAGCTTCAATTGCCTGATGGCGGCTATATTGCGGCAAACAAAGTGATACGAACGAGTATGTgtgaattaaaattaagatTTATTGCCAATTCGAAACAGACTCAGACTCATCAAGTTCTATAAAGTCcctaaaaaacaaacagaggCAAGAGGCCATAAAATCCCATCCTTGTCAGGACTATCAGGTTGctgaaaatatttcaattaaatcaaTTCCCAGCGTCAACAACATAGCCAAATAACCGTGTCAAATATTTCTATATAGAAAGAACAACATGACACTTTTAGCTCACAACCAAAATGGAATTCATAAATTCAAAACAGAGGCAGACACCAGCTATTTGGCCAACTATGCCATACGTGGCCAGGGGACCGAGAGAGAAGACCAAAAATATTTACTAAATTTGTCGCACTAACAAgcaataaaatgttaaaaatccCCAAACGAGCCAAGTCAACTATTTAATCTACTTAATgcaattaacaattttaacaTGACTGCCAACTCAGTGGCGTGTCAtttcagtttgtttttttgtctgTTAGTTTTTGagtatttcaaaattttctaatattttttttttactttttttcagtttctgtttgGTTCGAACCATATCGGATTTAAGTTtgttaataaaacaaaaataaagaacgAAATTTTGTGCGAAGTTTTGCGCGCTGGAAACTGTGTAAAAATTTAACACCTCAGTGCTGGCCAGAAAACTCAATCGCCGAGTCTCTGTCTTTGTTAATTGAAACTTGACCATGTTGACCAATTTGGCTGGTCGATGGCTTGGCGGGTCATCGCGTATATGGTAAATTTTGCCATAACCATAATGCCCGCCTGATTTCATTACAATTTGATTTAGGCACTGGCTGCGCCACTAATTGGGCGCCATACGGTGAGAACCCAGCCCGCAGGTAGAACAGGTGACTATCAACTTTTGGCAACGATCGCTTTGGATCCAGTTTCATAAAATAGAAAGGGTTATAGGTGACTAAGAGGTGATTAAATAATCATAAGTTAAGACTTTAAAGGGCCCTTGTTCAAAGTATATATTAACTTCTATGACTCCCACTAGCCAgattattttccttttaatcTTCTATCATTTTATACCCATtcctaataaaataaaaaatattttaataaatttttctcaCCTGCTTTAGCGTCAATCTCGCCGTGTATCGCAAATCGCTGCCCTCGCGCTTGAACATGGCATGCGGCTTGTCCCGAATAATGAACACTATGTCGGCGGGGATTTTTCCTGGCCCCTGATCGCCCTCCTTTTGGAAGGTGACCTTGGTCCCGGACTTCCAGCCTGGCTTGATGGATATCTGAAGGGTCTTGTCCTCTTTGCGGGAGCTGCCATCTGGCTGGACGATGCGTCGGgagattttcattttcttaacACAGCCATGGTAGATCTCCTCGAGCGTCACATAGAGATCGTGTTCGATGGGCGGATCCTGTTTCTGCTCCTTCTTGAACGGCGTGTGCACATTGAAGGAGTGTGATCTGAAAGAGGGCCTGCGAAAGATTAGCAAAGgactaaatttttatttaaaatggacCAACCTGAAGGCACTGCCAAGACCATGTCGTGAGCCTATGCCGCCAAAGGGCGATGAAAAGAAGTCGGGTTCCGTGTCCAGGTCGAAGACGTTCTTGTCGAACAGGTTATCGCCCATGTCGAAGAACGAGGCGAACGGATTGCTGTTGCCAAAGAACTGGGCAAATGTGGCACGCGGATCTCCATGGAACTGATATGTGAAAGTGTTGCTCGAAGGACCGCCATTTCGAGTGCCTAGAAAGGATAATAACATTATAATTGTATTACTAGAACATGGTATAAGACGTACCTCCACTTTTCAGGCCATCCTCTCCGTATTTGTCGTACACCTCCCGCTTGCTCTTGTCTGACAGGACCTCGTAGGCCTCTGCGACCTCTTTGAACTTCTCCTCCGCATTGGCGGCTTTGTTTTTATCAGGATGATAGCGCAGAGCCAGTTTTCTATAGGCCTTCTTGATCTCCTCATCGGTGGCAGTTTTTGGCAGCCCTAAGGTTTTGTAGTAGTCCTTAGCCATAGTGTGTGTAAGCGGGTTCTATATATGTAGGTAAAAGATAACTCTTGAAACGTGCTCTAAGATCTGAAACGTTAAGACAACAATCCTTTAGAATACATAAACAAATAATGGATTAAGTGTACTTACAAAAAGTGtggtatatacatatatatcaaTATCTTCTTAGTGGCTATGATACTGCTCCTAAAGTTTGTTCCCGATTTCCTCTATAATGGCACATGCATCTTGTCCTTCTGCCTCATTCATTTGCTTTCTCGATTATCAGCAAAGATCTGCAAAAATCAAATAAGAATTTATATATCTATTTATTTAGCTTTTGGCTGTTTTGGCAGTGCGTATATAATATAAAGTAGAAAGTTTCATTCGGGTTGGGACCATAAGACGCGTCACAGACCCTGGTCATGTTCAATGCTGAACTGCCCACGCCTTTCACTAAATTTAGCACTTTGCCTCgctagaaatatttttttggtctTTCCGGAACATTGGAAATTTCTATGCGCACTTCTCACCCTTTCCAAATTCTAagagtttgtttttttttcttctgccAGCCCGTCCATTCTCATTGATGGACACTTTCAAATTAAGTATTCGCCGGACTCGTTCGAGATCAATTAATTCCCTATGTGTTTATCCCATTTTTTTCATATTCCCAAGCAAACATCAATGAACAAGATAAGTCCCATAAATATCTAAGAACATacgtatatattttaaaattgaaaattgttcTCGAGCCAATTTGCATTGACCTTAACATTTCTGAGAGATCTGAAGATCGGGGTGCCCAATTGAGTTTAACATGAGCCACATGAATTAGAATTGACGATGACATTTATGAATATTTCTGTGACAACCCCCTTCGGGTTCGGGATCACTGGGGGTTGGAATACTTGGCTGGGGAGACCCATTGGGATGGCGACAAGTCGATTAGAACTTGATTAGTTGACATGTCTATCAAGAGGCGTTGGGCAAGATGTAATTCAAAACGGTTCCTGGTTCGGCTAGGAGTGCGGTTTTCCGAACAATCAGGCCGCAAGTGATAGACCAGACCTTTCATCGTAAAAAGTTAATCAAGTCGGGGCTTTGGGAATATTATGTGAGATTCTAGCCACAACAAACGGACCGCATTGAACAAATATATGCGTAGAAAGTTTGCTTTTTcaaatgaatatttatttttcgcaCATTGTTTTCAAATATCATCTAACATGCCATAAGCCATAAGCCATAAGCCATAAAAACATGGATATCGTTGAGACCCCTAATTGCACTGAAGGTCTGTCACGGATCAAGTTCAAGATCGCGTatcccgaaaaaaaaaaacattaacatTCAAGATGTCAACACTCGGGGCGGCAATCCATACTCAAAACAGTTTCCAGCCTTGGAACTAACTGATTTCATCTTGGAATATTATTTCAAACATATAGCTGAGAATACTTATACAgactttgacaaaaaaaaaatgatttgaCGCCAAATTGCCGCAAAATGTCTGCCTTGAGTTGCGATTTTGGGGGGGAGTATTGACAGGAGACGATTGATGCGATCAGCGATCGCCGTTCAGCGCCATTCCAGACATTAGTCAGCTGCAGTTTGCATATAATTCGCGGATCGTGATATCTATTCCGGGTCGGTTCATCGATTTCGTGCCAAATCTGTGCCACATTGAGCGCGTCGTCATTTCAAGGGGGAGTGGAAGCAAGgttattcgaaaaaaaaataaaatacatatcCGCTCAAATTGAAATGTGCgaatttttcaacattttctcTCGCCCGAAGAAAGTTTTTCTCTTTGCcgaaaaacaagaagaaaaacaaataattatttccattgaaaatacagataaataaaatatgatatATGTGTGTTACGCAAGGCGATTATGTTATGTTTTTTATACGATTTCTCTACATTCCTCCgattaaattgaatatttttgtttccgaGATTTTCGCACGCGTTTTAATAATTCTTTTTATGGTtctttattgaattattgacaATATATTGCATTTTATCGTGCAAAATTACGAGCTTAAGGAAGGTGGAAAATAAATTCATGCTGAAATCGAAATTATTGCCTTCAATGTGCGACCATATAAAGAGGATTTTTTTATGACACCGCCCAGCCCAATTGACAGTTACAGCATGTTTTCCTGTTGTTTTTCGAATAAGTGGGCGGGCTTTGGAACGTTTTGGGTTGGACTTCCGCATGAATAATTTACCAGACACCGGCGGGGCGAGAGAGAGCTCATTTATTGATTACAGAATAACATTTGTTTAACAATTTATTGGAAACTCGCATATTGTGCATTATTAGTGGATTGCTTTTTCAATGTTTTCATTGTACTTATTCcaaaaatttgcatttcaatttctttCTATTTCTGCGAAACATTATAAATTGTCGTAGGTCGTATGGGGGGCCAACTGAACGTGGAGGTTGGGGAAATGAAATTGTTTGTGTCGTCCCCGGATTGCACTAATTGAATTGAACTTGATTTATTAATGCCTCGGCCGGGCAAACTTTAATTCCCATATATGCTTGCGTAGAGATACAATTTTCAtgtgaaataaaaagaaacaaatataataataaacaaataccAAGATGATTTATGTTGGGGCTATTTGAATGCGTTATTTATAGCCAAGAGATCAAAGTCAAGTGTCTGGAGGCTGGAAATTGCTGATTAAATCGGTTACTAACACGACAGACAGTATCTATGTCAATGGATAATGGTTTCTCTCTTTTttctaactttttttttcaagtcaACTTCAACTCAACTCTATTTGCCTTTAGTTTTTCAAGGTTGATCGACTGACTCTCGTTCAACTTC includes these proteins:
- the LOC6497549 gene encoding uncharacterized protein LOC6497549, producing MYKNCVWETLQAVEQVEVSFKETLKNIRNINNRYKMVSALKRKAQKRQDAFEAEIHAAITQPSYSKASKVSKKASKNKKHKGISKAKRNSTTKIFQGMEYIESPFLLPPTSSEENISKMDAPFLCVQTNCVYEIHNSTTTQLVARKPYQNFIRRLYRAARQKSQKDSRMREQDQAVCPDCSISCSCSCSSSCSVAT
- the LOC6497988 gene encoding dnaJ protein homolog 1 isoform X1, which codes for MAKDYYKTLGLPKTATDEEIKKAYRKLALRYHPDKNKAANAEEKFKEVAEAYEVLSDKSKREVYDKYGEDGLKSGGTRNGGPSSNTFTYQFHGDPRATFAQFFGNSNPFASFFDMGDNLFDKNVFDLDTEPDFFSSPFGGIGSRHGLGSAFRPSFRSHSFNVHTPFKKEQKQDPPIEHDLYVTLEEIYHGCVKKMKISRRIVQPDGSSRKEDKTLQISIKPGWKSGTKVTFQKEGDQGPGKIPADIVFIIRDKPHAMFKREGSDLRYTARLTLKQALCGVVFQVPTMSGDKLRISTMQEIIKPNTVKRIQGYGLPFPKDTSRKGDLLVAFDIQFPEKLTAAQKEVLRDML
- the LOC6497988 gene encoding dnaJ protein homolog 1 isoform X2 — protein: MAKDYYKTLGLPKTATDEEIKKAYRKLALRYHPDKNKAANAEEKFKEVAEAYEVLSDKSKREVYDKYGEDGLKSGGTRNGGPSSNTFTYQFHGDPRATFAQFFGNSNPFASFFDMGDNLFDKNVFDLDTEPDFFSSPFGGIGSRHGLGSAFRSHSFNVHTPFKKEQKQDPPIEHDLYVTLEEIYHGCVKKMKISRRIVQPDGSSRKEDKTLQISIKPGWKSGTKVTFQKEGDQGPGKIPADIVFIIRDKPHAMFKREGSDLRYTARLTLKQALCGVVFQVPTMSGDKLRISTMQEIIKPNTVKRIQGYGLPFPKDTSRKGDLLVAFDIQFPEKLTAAQKEVLRDML